The following DNA comes from Vibrio gigantis.
AAATACCGTGGTTGTGAATGCGGTCGAAGTCGTGTGCGTATTTAACCGTGAACATTTCTAGCATTGGTTCGAAAATACGAGACTCAATGTTGTCACGTTGCTCTTGTGTCAATGTAGAAGCAACACAAGAGTAAGCTAAGCTTGAAAACATTAACCAACAATGTTCATTCAGGATTTGGTGGAACAAGCGACCTGTTGGATTCGTGTTTTTCTGCACGTGGTAATCAAACGTTAGATATTTGTCTGCGTACTCTTCTAGTAACTCTGTAACGAAGTCAGCGTACTTTTGCTCTTTAGTGATCAAGAACATGCAACCAGCTAAGTTCATGTACGTGTAATTTTGCTTGTGGCGGTTATGTTCGTAACCACCCGCTTCTCCGTGACCAGGAACATCAATAGCTAAGCGCATGAACGCTTCTAGGTCTTTCGCGTTCGCTGCAATGGTTTTACCCATTAAGCTCGAACGGCCCACTTCAAGATGAAGTTGCTCTATTTCTGCTTCAGTCAACAATACTGGTTTCGTCGTCATATTCTTTGTCACCCTCAATAAAGAGTTTATCTATTTAAACTTTGATTAAATTTTCAAACTCCGGATAAAGTAATACAATATGAGCTTTAATCATACCTATTCGTAACGAAATGATGAGCAGAATCACATAATTCACCGTAAGCCATTGATATAAATAGCTAATGGTAAATAACAGGCATTTGTTAAGTTGTTGATTTATTTACGTTATATAAAGTGTCGCTTGATCAATATCACACAACTCTAGATATATTGTATTACAATTACACCTATTCCCTTATGATAAACGCAAGTTAGGTAACACTTAATAGATTTATACAAATTAGGAGATACACAATGAACTCTTTCTTTATTCTAGATGAAAACCCATGGGAAGAATTGGGCGACGGTATTAAGCGTAAAATCGTTGCTTACACTGACGATCTTATGGCTGTACACCTATGTTTTGATAAGGGCGCGATTGGCCATCCTCATACTCACGAAATTCACGACCAAATCGGTTATGTTGTCCGTGGTAGCTTCGAAGCTGAAATCGAAGGCGAAAAGAAAGTGCTTAAAGAAGGCGATGCTTACTTCGCTCGTAAACACATGATGCATGGTGCAATTGCACTAGAGCAAGACAGCATCCTTCTTGATATCTTCAACCCTGCGCGTGAAGATTTCCTAAAATAATGAATAGCGCAACCTCAGTTGCTAAGGTAAGCATATGAAATCATTAAACATCGCGGTCATTGGCGAGTGCATGGTTGAGCTACAAAAAAAACAAGACGGGCTTAAGCAAAGTTTTGGTGGCGATACGCTGAATACTGCACTTTACTTGTCACGCTTAACAAAAGAGCAAGATATCCAAACAAGCTATGTCACAGCGTTAGGTACTGATCCATTCAGTATCGACATGTTGAAAAAGTGGCAAGCAGAAGGCATTGACACCAGCCTAGTGGCTCAGCTTGATCACAAACAACCAGGGCTTTACTACATCGAGACCGATGAAACGGGTGAACGCAGTTTCCATTACTGGCGTAGTGACGCTGCCGCGAAATTCATGTTTGATCAGCCAGACACCCCTGCTCTACTTGATAAGCTATTCTCTTTTGACGCGGTTTACCTAAGTGGTATTACGCTTGCTATCTTGACTGAGAACGGACGTGCGCAGCTATTCAGCTTCTTAGACAGGTTCAAAGCTCAAGGCGGTCAAGTATTCTTCGACAATAACTACCGACCTAAACTTTGGGAAAGCCAACAAGAAGCGATTTCTTGGTACTTGAAAATGCTTAAGTACACTGACACGGCTTTACTCACGTTCGATGACGAACAAGAGCTGTACGGCGACGAAAGTATTGAACAGTGCATTGCACGTACGTCTGAGTCTGGAGTGAAAGAGATCATCATTAAACGTGGTGCAAAAGATTGCTTAGTGGTGGAAAGCCAAAGTGCTCGATACGTTGCACCCCACCCTGTAAACAACATCGTTGATACTACCGCAGCAGGTGATTCATTCAGTGCTGGCTTCTTAGCTAAACGCTTAAGTGGTGGTAACGCTAGCGATGCAGCATTATCAGGTCATATTGTGGCAGGGACTGTGATTCAGCATCCAGGTGCTATCATACCTCTAGAAGCGACGCCTGATTTGTCTCTATAATTACGTACTTTATATATTAATCAAGGGTTTGCATAGTTGAAAGCAAGCCCATAATTAACGTGAGAAAGAATTCATGACTACATTAAATGAACAACTAGCAAGTCTAAAAGTAATCCCTGTAATTGCAATCAACCGTGCTGAAGACGCTATCCCTCTAGGTAAAGCACTGGTTGAAAACGGCATGCCATGTGCAGAAATCACACTACGTACAGAGTGTGCAATCGAAGCGATTCGCATCATGCGTAAAGAATTCCCAGACATGCTAATCGGTTCAGGTACAGTACTAACTAACGAGCAAGTTGACGCATCTATCGAAGCAGGCGTTGATTTCATCGTAAGCCCAGGTTTCAACCCTCGCACTGTTCAATACTGTATCGACAAAGGTGTAGCAATCGTACCGGGTGTTAATAACCCAAGCCTCGTTGAGCAAGCAATGGAAATGGGCCTTCGCACGTTGAAGTTCTTCCCTGCTGAGCCTTCTGGCGGTACTGGTATGCTTAAAGCACTAACCGCGGTTTACCCTGTTAAATTCATGCCAACTGGCGGCGTAAGCTTGAAGAATGTAGACGAATATCTATCTATCCCTTCTGTACTTGCTTGTGGCGGAACTTGGATGGTTCCAACTAACCTTATCGACGAAGGTAAGTGGGACGAACTAGGCAAGCTTGTTCGTGACGCAGTTGATCACGTTAACGCTTAATTTGTTTTAGGTTTCGTGATAAAGCCTCACTTCGGTGGGGCTTTTTGTTATCTATGTGTACCGTCCTAAATATGGTTGACACATTTCCAACATGAAATTGGAGAGTGTCATGAAAACAACAAGTAGACGTACTCAACGAGATTATTCTCTTGCCTTTAAATTGGCAGTCGTAAGCCAAGTTGAAAAAGGCGAAATGACTTATAAGCAAGCTCAAGAACGTTATGGGATCCAAGGTCGCTCTACCGTTTTAGTTTGGCTTCGCAAACATGGTCAACTAGATTGGTCTAAAGGAATAGAACAATCGAGAGCGTTAGGAGCGACTATGTCAAACTCTTCCTCAACTCAAACCCCAGAGCAACGAATCAAAGAACTCGAGCAGCAATTAGAAGAAACTCAGCTCAAAGCTGAGTTCTTTGAAGCGGTTGTAAAAGTCATGGATCGAGATTTCGGAGTCCGAATCTCAAAGAAGCGCAAGGCCGAGTTATTAAGGAAAAAACGGTCAGAAAGTTGACCGTTACTAAAGCTTGTCACTTCATAGGTATTACAAGACAAGCTTTCTACAAACGCTGTGTTGCCGAAATTCATCAGACAAAGAAAGATGAATCTGTACTCGGTTTTGTGAAGGAGCAAAGGATGATGCACCCTCGTATAGGGACTCGTAAGATCAAGTATTTACTTGCTCAGAACGATATTGAAATCGGGCGAGACCGCTTATTCTCTCTGCTGAGAATGAATCGATTATTAGTACAGAATCGAAGGGCTTACCATCGAACCACAAACAGTAATCATCGCTTTTACTGCCATCCAAATCGAATCAAAGAAGGCTTAATACCGGAAGGACCAGAGCAATTATGGGTTGCCGATATTACTTATCTAGCAACGCGGCGTGGTAGTACGTATCTCAGTTTAGTGACGGACGCTTACTCAAGAAAAATCGTGGGCTATCACATAAGTGATGATATGAAAGCTCGCACGGTCAAGCAGGCCTTTTTAAACGCGTTGAAAGAGCGGAAGAATACAGGTGAGCTTGTCCATCACTCAGATCGAGGTGTTCAGTACTGCTCTGTTGAATACCAAGAGTTGCATCGACAGTATGGTGTATTTTGCTCAATGACTGATGGCTATGACTGTTATCAGAATGCGTTGGCAGAGAGGATCAACGGAATACTGAAGATGGAGTATCTGTTGAATAAACCTAATGATTTAGATGAAGCAAAGAAAATGGTCGCTGAATCAGTAAAAATCTATAATGAATATAGGCCTCACACGGCTCTAAAATACAAAACGCCCGATGAAATACATCGAGCGTTTTAGTCAATCAAGTGTCAACCCATATCAGGACGGGTCAATGCTTTAGCTAACGCCCCTCTTGGCGTTATATGATCGCCTGTGGTTGGCAGTATACATAAATGCCAATTCTCCAACCATTTACACTCCCGGCCTCTTAGGTTTTGTCGTACAAGTAAATACAAATCTAATTCACCACGAACCACTTTAACTTTCACTTAGGTGCTCCATAATTCGCTCTGCTTGTTGACCGCTTTATTTCACTATTGTGAGCAGCCAAATCTTAACTAATGGGCTAGCTTGCATTTTAAGAGCACTATTTGAGCAAAATATTACTCACCTTCACTTACATTGATATCAAATAAATCTAGGGACAATGCACCCGCTCATAAAAATTAAATAAGTACTTAAAAACAATAAGCTACCTCAACAGCAACAGCGTGATGGTTGCTAGTTTTATCGTAATTTTAATCATGAAAGGTGTCGCAAAGTTGAGCTTACTTGTAGCACATTTGTTACGGTTATAACTAAAATCTTATGGGTAACACTTCTTATTAGCCTTAACTTATATTGTCATACATATATACATTTACAAGGTCGATAAACTTCAAACAAAAATAAAATCAGAAACCAATTAAACCAATTAAAAACAAATACTTAGATTTAAAATTAATATTCCATAAAAAATCAATGCGACCTGGATCATACTAAAGGCATATTGTAGTACAAATAAACCTTTGGACGCGTTAATCTAAGCCCAGTTAATTATGATATTTAAAAGGCTGAAAAGATGACTATTGATACTTTTGTTGTTCTCGCCTACTTCTTCTTTTTAATCGCTATTGGTTGGATGTTCCGTAAGTTCACCACGTCGACTAGTGATTACTTCAGAGGGGGCGGCAAAATGTTGTGGTGGATGGTTGGTGCAACTGCCTTCATGACACAGTTTTCAGCATGGACGTTTACAGGTGCCGCAGGACGCGCGTTCAATGACGGTTTCGTTATTGTAATCCTATTCTTAGCCAATGCTTTTGGTTACTTCATGAACTATATGTACTTCGCTCCAAAGTTCCGACAACTTCGTGTGGTAACAGCGATCGAAGCTATTCGTCAGCGCTTTGGTAAAACGTCTGAACAGTTCTTCACATGGGCAGGCATGCCGGACAGCCTTATCTCTGCGGGTATCTGGCTAAACGGTCTAGCTATCTTTGTAGCAGCGGTATTCAACATCCCAATGGAAGCAACCATTGTGGTAACGGGTATGGTTCTAGTATTGATGGCAGTAACGGGCGGCTCTTGGGCGGTTGTTGCTTCTGATTTCATGCAAATGCTTGTAATCATGGCCGTGACAATCACTTGTGCGGTTGCAGCTTACTTCCACGGTGGTGGCTTGACTAACATCGTAGCTAACTTCGACGGCGACTTCATGTTAGGTAACAACCTAAACTACATGAGCATCTTCATCCTTTGGGTAGTGTTCATCTTTGTGAAGCAGTTCGGTGTAATGAACAACAGCATTAACGCTTACCGTTACTTATGCGCAAAAGATAGTGAAAACGCACGTAAAGCGGCAGGCCTAGCATGTATCCTTATGGTTGTTGGCCCACTAATTTGGTTCCTACCACCTTGGTACGTAAGTGCATTCATGCCTGAGTTCGCTGAGCAATACACGTCAATGGGCGACAAAGCTGGTGATGCTGCTTACCTAGCATTCGTACAGAACGTAATGCCAGCAGGTATGGTTGGTCTTCTTATGTCAGCAATGTTCGCTGCAACGATGTCTTCTATGGATTCAGGTTTGAACCGTAACGCTGGCATCTTCGTGATGAACTTCTACAGCCCAATTCTTCGTAAAAACGCGACACAAAAAGAGCTGGTTATTGTAAGTAAGCTAACGACTATCATGATGGGTGTTATCATCATCGCGATTGGTCTATTCATTAACTCTCTGCGTCACTTGAGCTTGTTCGATATCGTGATGAATGTAGGTGCATTGATTGGCTTCCCAATGCTTATTCCTGTACTACTCGGTATGTGGATTCGCAAGACACCTGATTGGGCTGGTTGGTCTACTCTAGTGGTTGGTGGTTTCGTTTCTTACATCTTCGGTATCTCGCTTCAAGCAGAAGACATCGAAAACCTATTCGGTCTTGAGACGGCGCTGACCGGACGTGAATGGAGCGACTTGAAAGTTGGTCTAAGCTTAGCAGCTCACGTAGTCTTCACGGGGGGATACTTCATCATGACTTCTCGCTTCTACAAAGGCTTAACGCCAGAGCGTGAGAAAGAAGTTGACCAACTATTCACTAACTGGAACACGCCGCTAGTAGCGGAAGGTGAAGAGCAACAAAACCTAGATACTAAACAGCGCTCAATGCTTGGTAAGCTTATCAGCACAGCAGGTTTCGGTATCCTAGCAATGGCTCTGATTCCAAACGAACCAACTGGACGCTTATTGTTCCTACTATGTGGTTCGATGGTACTAACCGTTGGTATCCTACTGGTTAACGCGTCTAAAGCTCCAGCTAAGATGAGCAATGAGTCAATTGCTAAATAGCTAACAAGCTAAACCAAAATGAAGCCCATGTTATTCGATAATATGGGCTTTTGTTTGTCTACGATTTATCAAAATGAAATATGCAACGCATCTTTATCCATGTTCAAAAATCAATAGAATTACCCGTCTCCAGCCCTCTTTTTATCTTCTTTTGCAACCTTTCCAATGGTTTGATCTCTTTATCAGATTGTTTCTGTTACTTTGATTAGTACTACAAACACAACAGATAATTACAATGAAAAAAACATCCTTATTACTCACTTCCATTGCTCTGGCAATTTCTGGTGTCGCACAAGCTGACCAGCTAGAAGACATTCAAAAATCAGGTACCCTTCGTGTGGGCACCACCGGCGACTACAAGCCTTTCTCTTACTTCGACGGTAAAACCTACTCTGGCTATGACATTGATGTCGCACAACACATCGCAGAGCAATTGGGCGTCGAATTACAGATTGTTCGTACCACATGGAAAGATCTACTGACCGACCTCGACAGCGACAAATACGACATCGCGATGGGCGGCATTACGCGAAAAATGCAACGCCAGTTAAACGCAGAACAAACTCAGGGCTACATGACCTTTGGCAAGTGTTTCTTAGTTGCGAAAGGTAACGCAGAACAGTACGACAGCATTGAGAAAGTAAATCTGTCTTCGGTTCGTGTAGGCGTGAATATTGGCGGCACTAACGAGATGTTTGCAGACGCTAACTTGCAAAACGCAAGCTTCACACGTTACGAAAACAACCTAGACGTTCCGCAAGCCGTTGCGGAAGGCAAAGTTGATGTCATGGTGACAGAAACCCCTGAAGGTTTGTTCTATCAAGTGACCGACGATCGCCTTGAAGCGGCTCGCTGTGAAACACCGTTTACCAACAGCCAATTCGGTTACTTGATTCCTAAGGGTGAGCAGCGCTTGTTGAACACAGTGAACTTCATTATGGATGAGATGAAATTGAAAGGTGTTGAAGAAGAGTTTCTGATCCACAACTCTCTGAAATAACCTTCTATCGTTTTAGATAAAAAATAGGCCAGCGTTGCTGGCCTATTTCGTTGTGGTTTAATGGTTCGCTTTAACCGTGAGTTATCACATTCTGTTGTACTAACGCATCCAGAATGTCTGACGACATGGTGCCACTTAAGGTTAACTGTGGCGCCAAATCTTCAACCACAATCACCTGTTCCGTGGTGCCAACGCCATCCGGGTTGATAGTAAGCTCAATGTCATCCCCGTCCACTTTCGCATCTATCTTCTGCAGCAGCGCTGTCATGTCTAGGGATGTGTTTTTAAGCTCTGGCAACACTTCTCTCAAGTCAATACTATCCCCTTCCGATAGACTGAAATCGGTAATGGTGTCTTCAACACCATCTTCGATGTTAAGCCATACGAACGAATCCATACCATCGCCACCGGTTAGAATATCAGAACCTTCGCCGCCAATGAGCGTATCGTTACCGTCACCGCCAACAAGCGTATCGTCACCTGCACCACCTTCCAGTCGGTCATTACCTGAACCGCCAGTGAGGTCCGTCGCATTAGCACCAGCCAATAACTGAACATCATCAGTTTCCGAAGCCAAGTTAATATCAACTGCGTTAGAAACAATGTTCAAATTCAGGTCAATGGACGCAGAAGTCGCTGTATCGTTGTTGTCAGTCTCTTCTGAAACCGCCTCAACTTTCAGTGTGTAATTACCCGGAGTTTGAGAAAGCCCGACTGCTTGTAAGCTTTCAATTGCATCCGCCGTTGCGACCCAAACACCGCCGCCGAGATCCGTCACAGAACCAGCTGCACTGGTAATTTGAGCGCCAGCAGGCACATCACTGATATGCAGCGTTAGCTCTTCTGTAATGTCTGTTAAGGCCGCGATAATCCCAACCAAAGGAATGCCACTCGCACTGACAGACTGACTCGCAGTAATATTTCTAACGTAGTTAGTCGCACTATCGATAGACAGGGTCGGTGCATTCGCCACTGGCGTCACCGCGATGTTGTAAACCACAGGTGCTGTCTCTATCGCAATACCTGAAGGGTTGCCGCTATCTTTGGCGATAACTTCTAATCCAATGCTACTGGTTGGAGATAGACTCGCATCAAGGAAAACACCATTTGGACTGGTTGGCGTATCAATCAACGCATTCAGGTCGCTCAATGTCCCCACTAAGATAACTGAACCCGTGTTGTTGCCGTTAACAACAACCGTCGTCACTGCCGGAAGCGATACATTCAATGTGCCGTAATCTACCGTCAGCGTGACTGTCATTAAGTCATCAGAAAATGCATCTACATAATCAGGGTCACTGACATTGATACCACTCAACAGTTGACCAGTATCCTCATCGATAAGAGTGGTGACACTGTCACCATCAATGACAGGCGTATCGTTCACTCCGTCAACGATCGCAGTGATCTCTGCCGTATCCGTTAGGAAATCATTAGCGCCGTTGGTAGTACCATCATCCTCTACGGTATAGGTGAACTTGACGTTACCGTTGTACTCATCAGCAGCCGTAAATACCCAGTAAGGGCCAGTAATCATAGCGTCATCAGCACCACCTACGTTCTCGAAACGCTGTAGCTGGCCTTGACCTTCATCGAGCACCAGATTAGTCACGCTAATCGTGTCATTTTCCGGATCACTCGTTGCAGCAATTAAATCCCCCTCTTTGATGATCAACTGCCCTTCTTCAAGGATATTCCCTAAGTCGATGTCCGTTGCCACTGGCTGGTCATTCACTTCAGTAACCACAAGGCTGATTTCAGCGTTGTCAGTTAAGAAATCATCTACACCGTTGGTGGTACCGTCATCAATAATGTCGTAATTGAACTTCACATCGCCATTAAAATCATTGGCTGCAGTGAAAATCCAGAACGGTCCAGTAATCGCAGCGTCATCAACACCACCAGCGTTTTCAAAGCGCGTTAGCTGACCTTGCCCTTGTGTAATAGTGACACCAGTTACAGTGAGGTTATGATTTTCTAGATCAGAACTCGCTGCAATCAAGTCTCCTTCCACTATCACTATTTGACCATCTTCAGTAATCGAACCTAAATCAATATCAGTCGCCACAGGAGCGTCATTCACTTCTGTTACTTTAATGGTGAAAGTAGTTTGGTTGGTCTGAGCTGTATTAGGATCGCCCGCGTCAATCAAGCCGTTATTACCGCCGTCGTCGAGCGTTGCATTGATCGTGACTAAACCGCTCTGGTTAAGGTAATTCTGCTCTGGATCTGGTTTGAAAGTCACTGCGCCATTGGTTAATGCGGTATTGATGTCGGCTTCTTTACCCGTAATCACCAATGTACCGTCAGGTTGCAATACAAACGTCACGTCTGGTGAACTCGTAAACTCAAACACGCCTTGTGCTCCCGGCAGTGTTTGATCCACTTGCAACGTAAGAACATACGGCGCGTCTGGGTTGTCAAAATTAGCGTCAACATCATAGATACTAAAGTTGTCGATAGCGATGCTAATATCTTCAGGCGTTTCAATGTTGGTCACATTCACAAACGTCGGTTGATCGTTAATTGGATCAATGACTAAATCAACATCAAAGCTGGTTGGCGTACCTAAATATTCAGTATTGTCAGCATCAGTATCTACCGAGCGAACAGTAATTTGTAATGGCCCATTAATGCCAAGTACATTGCCCGCACCGCTGTTATGTTCACCTGAGTTAAACACGATCTTATCTAACGACTGAGCCAAGACATCAAGTGTCCATAGCTGAGTCACCGGATCGTAGCTCGCTAAGGTTGTGCCGTCAGGGTAGAAAATAGAAGCATCTTGAGGCACGCCGGCCACTTCAACGCGAAGTGTTTCTGGCGCGTTTTCGCTATACGTCCCGCTTCCTGTTACCGACAGTTCTTTATCCAAAATCGTCGCATTGATTTCGATATCAATGTTTTGGCCTTCGTTACCTGTAACAGAGTCAGTTGGGTTGGTATCAACATCATCGCCCACAGGAAGCACATGGACTTCAAAGCTCGGCAACGTGCCTGCATTTGTAGGAACACCTAACAAAGATTCTTGAGTAAAGACTTCGACACCAAACTCAAAGGTACCACTGAAATCTTTCGGTGGCAGAACAGAGACCTCACTTAGATCAAATGACGTCGACACGCTAGGCGGTAATTGGACACTCCAAACTCCGCCACCATTATTCTTCACTGTAAAGTCTGAATTGTTGTCGACTCGGAATTGGAAACCATCCGGCACGTCAGTAAATTTAATGGAAACAAAGGATTCTGAACCATCTAAATCTGTCAAACCAATTGAGATCGGGCTAGTTCCAGACAACGAGATTTCTTGATCTTCGCTACCCGTAATTTCGATAACATCAGGGTCACTACCCGGCCCTGTGACGAGAACATCATCCACGACAGGGACCACTTCAAAGTTCGCACTTGTAGAGAAGGTGTCCGTGTCAGTTGTGCTGCCAACAGGAGACGAGGCGTCATTGTAGGTAGCTGTATCGGTAATCGTCCCGTTAACATTAACTTGTACCTGATTAATATCGTTACCCGTTGGGTAATTAAGTGCAGGGCGGAACAAGACGTCATCGAGAGCACCTGCGCTGATCTCCGCTTCATCGAAGGTCACCGTTGTGCCAAGAGATACACCTGCGTTGGTGTAAAATGCACCGACACTTGTGTCATCCAAAGTCAGCGTGATAGAAGTGAATTTTTCGTCACCACCTTCAATCCCACTGACTTGGTCAGTAATGGTTGAGCTAAAATCAAGCTGAATGTAGGTATCTTCATAGCCCACCGGATCTTGTCCAGCTTGACCATCGGTATCGACAGGGTTAAACGAATCGTCCAGAGAACCAACAACCGTAACATCGAAATCTGGATTGCCCTCAACATCAGGAGCAACTTTGATAACAACATCAGTCACCAAGGTTTTCTCATCACCAGACTGTGTATCTTTAGTCACGATGGTGATTGGTAATCTAAAGTCGCCAGAATAGTCAGCAGGCAAGTTTAGCAGCAGGCCAGAGAAGTCTGTTGGAACCCCCTGCTCGACGGTTGTTTCGAATACATACTTCCCGTTTACGAAGTCAACATCACTGCCGCCTCCTAAACTGATTGGGAAAGTGTCGCCTGGGGGAATGGTTACCGAGTCGTCAATAATGATCGTCACTTGATCTGTTGAAGCATCTTCGCCAGAGAAAGTAATCAAACTATTTAGCGCAGATCCTAAGTCTAGCTGTGTGTCTTCTATAGCATCGACAACGCTGTCTGGTACCATCGTAATATCTGCAGCCACCTCATTCCCGCCAACAAGCACTTCTGGGAACGATAGATTTACTTCACCTTCCCTTTGAACAACAGGGGATGACTCAATTTCAACACCATCACCGCGATCAACCACTGT
Coding sequences within:
- a CDS encoding cupin domain-containing protein: MNSFFILDENPWEELGDGIKRKIVAYTDDLMAVHLCFDKGAIGHPHTHEIHDQIGYVVRGSFEAEIEGEKKVLKEGDAYFARKHMMHGAIALEQDSILLDIFNPAREDFLK
- the kdgK gene encoding 2-dehydro-3-deoxygluconokinase, which produces MKSLNIAVIGECMVELQKKQDGLKQSFGGDTLNTALYLSRLTKEQDIQTSYVTALGTDPFSIDMLKKWQAEGIDTSLVAQLDHKQPGLYYIETDETGERSFHYWRSDAAAKFMFDQPDTPALLDKLFSFDAVYLSGITLAILTENGRAQLFSFLDRFKAQGGQVFFDNNYRPKLWESQQEAISWYLKMLKYTDTALLTFDDEQELYGDESIEQCIARTSESGVKEIIIKRGAKDCLVVESQSARYVAPHPVNNIVDTTAAGDSFSAGFLAKRLSGGNASDAALSGHIVAGTVIQHPGAIIPLEATPDLSL
- a CDS encoding bifunctional 4-hydroxy-2-oxoglutarate aldolase/2-dehydro-3-deoxy-phosphogluconate aldolase — translated: MTTLNEQLASLKVIPVIAINRAEDAIPLGKALVENGMPCAEITLRTECAIEAIRIMRKEFPDMLIGSGTVLTNEQVDASIEAGVDFIVSPGFNPRTVQYCIDKGVAIVPGVNNPSLVEQAMEMGLRTLKFFPAEPSGGTGMLKALTAVYPVKFMPTGGVSLKNVDEYLSIPSVLACGGTWMVPTNLIDEGKWDELGKLVRDAVDHVNA
- a CDS encoding IS3 family transposase (programmed frameshift) yields the protein MKTTSRRTQRDYSLAFKLAVVSQVEKGEMTYKQAQERYGIQGRSTVLVWLRKHGQLDWSKGIEQSRALGATMSNSSSTQTPEQRIKELEQQLEETQLKAEFFEAVVKVMDRDFGVRISKKRKAELLRKKPVRKLTVTKACHFIGITRQAFYKRCVAEIHQTKKDESVLGFVKEQRMMHPRIGTRKIKYLLAQNDIEIGRDRLFSLLRMNRLLVQNRRAYHRTTNSNHRFYCHPNRIKEGLIPEGPEQLWVADITYLATRRGSTYLSLVTDAYSRKIVGYHISDDMKARTVKQAFLNALKERKNTGELVHHSDRGVQYCSVEYQELHRQYGVFCSMTDGYDCYQNALAERINGILKMEYLLNKPNDLDEAKKMVAESVKIYNEYRPHTALKYKTPDEIHRAF
- a CDS encoding sodium:solute symporter family protein; translation: MTIDTFVVLAYFFFLIAIGWMFRKFTTSTSDYFRGGGKMLWWMVGATAFMTQFSAWTFTGAAGRAFNDGFVIVILFLANAFGYFMNYMYFAPKFRQLRVVTAIEAIRQRFGKTSEQFFTWAGMPDSLISAGIWLNGLAIFVAAVFNIPMEATIVVTGMVLVLMAVTGGSWAVVASDFMQMLVIMAVTITCAVAAYFHGGGLTNIVANFDGDFMLGNNLNYMSIFILWVVFIFVKQFGVMNNSINAYRYLCAKDSENARKAAGLACILMVVGPLIWFLPPWYVSAFMPEFAEQYTSMGDKAGDAAYLAFVQNVMPAGMVGLLMSAMFAATMSSMDSGLNRNAGIFVMNFYSPILRKNATQKELVIVSKLTTIMMGVIIIAIGLFINSLRHLSLFDIVMNVGALIGFPMLIPVLLGMWIRKTPDWAGWSTLVVGGFVSYIFGISLQAEDIENLFGLETALTGREWSDLKVGLSLAAHVVFTGGYFIMTSRFYKGLTPEREKEVDQLFTNWNTPLVAEGEEQQNLDTKQRSMLGKLISTAGFGILAMALIPNEPTGRLLFLLCGSMVLTVGILLVNASKAPAKMSNESIAK
- a CDS encoding transporter substrate-binding domain-containing protein; translation: MKKTSLLLTSIALAISGVAQADQLEDIQKSGTLRVGTTGDYKPFSYFDGKTYSGYDIDVAQHIAEQLGVELQIVRTTWKDLLTDLDSDKYDIAMGGITRKMQRQLNAEQTQGYMTFGKCFLVAKGNAEQYDSIEKVNLSSVRVGVNIGGTNEMFADANLQNASFTRYENNLDVPQAVAEGKVDVMVTETPEGLFYQVTDDRLEAARCETPFTNSQFGYLIPKGEQRLLNTVNFIMDEMKLKGVEEEFLIHNSLK